A region of Culicoides brevitarsis isolate CSIRO-B50_1 chromosome 1, AGI_CSIRO_Cbre_v1, whole genome shotgun sequence DNA encodes the following proteins:
- the LOC134828172 gene encoding trehalase-like isoform X1: MENLVLAFVTLIVASLPHFSSCKMFDCSASPEKCLQLHKLKYDVLTENEKLPPPCPSEIFCHGKLLHTVQMAGIYNDSKTFVDMKLHASPKETLEKFNTFMQSTNEAPTKPEIKKWVEENFDQPGSEFEDWIPDDWKREPQFLERIKDHALREWASDLNHLWLKLGRKMTKDVQDHNELYSIIHVENPVIVPGGRFREFYYWDSYWIIRGLLLSEMHHTAKGMLLNFRSIVQRYGFIPNGGRIYYSARSQPPLLAAMIKTYVEATGDTEFAKESVDDLEHEFNFWLNNHAVVVNGYTLAVYGDKSTGPRPESYREDVETGHDLPDDAAKEEYYSELKAGAESGMDFSSRWFIKDGTNKGTLRDLKTRSIVPVDLNAILYENALIISEFYALSGDVNKARNYKEKADELLTAINKVLWHDDVGMWLDYDMLNDKRRDYFCASNLWPLWSKAYNKADEPKIVQKVLAYIEKNGLDEYPGGVPNTFEQTGEQWDFPNVWPPLQYVVVMGMNNLNDPEAKQMAYNWALRWVRSNFIAYRDTRAMYEKYSAVELGGHGGGGEYEIQLGFGWSNGVVMDFLAKWGDKMTASDHQENSAMSVVVASPATQSILATLMAFLSTNLSRVFQNIKRALGLE, from the exons atggaaaatttaGTGCTCGCATTTGTGACCTTAATCGTGGCGTCATTGCCACACTTTAGTTCCTGTAAAATGTTCGATTGCAGCGCGTCGCCCGAAAAGTGTTTGCAGCTGCACAAATTGAAATATGACGTTTTGactgaaaacgaaaaattaccaCCGCCGTGCCCGAG TGAAATCTTCTGCCATGGCAAACTCCTGCATACTGTACAAATGGCGGGCATTTATAACGATTCCAAGACATTCGTTGACATGAAATTGCATGCGAGCCCCAAAGAAACGCTCGAAAAGTTCAATACTTTCATGCAAAGTACGAACGAAGCTCCAACAAAGCCGGAAAtcaaaaaatgggttgaagaaaatttcgatCAACCAGGCAGTGAGTTCGAAGATTGGATCCCCGATGATTGGAAACGTGAACCGCAATTCTTGGAACGCATCAAGGATCACGCGTTACGTGAATGGGCGAGCGATTTGAATCACTTATGGTTGAAATTGGGTCGTAAAATGACGAAAGATGTGCAAGATCACAACGAATTGTATTCAATAATTCACGTAGAAAATCCCGTAATTGTTCCGGGAGGTCGTTTCCGTGAATTTTACTATTGGGACTCGTACTGGATCATTCGTGGCTTGTTGTTGTCCGAGATGCATCACACCGCCAAAGGAATGTTGCTCAATTTCCGTTCGATCGTTCAGCGATACGGTTTCATCCCGAATGGCGGAAGAATTTATTATTCGGCAAGATCGCAACCGCCATTGCTTGCGGCGATGATTAAGACGTACGTTGAAGCGACGGGCGACACGGAGTTTGCGAAGGAGAGTGTTGATGATTTGGAACacgaattcaatttttggttgaatAATCATGCCGTGGTTGTGAATGGTTACACGTTGGCAGTTTATGGCGACAAATCGACGGGCCCGAGACCCGAATCGTACAGAGAAGATGTCGAAACGGGACATGATTTGCCCGATGATGCGGCGAAAGAAGAGTATTATTCGGAATTGAAAGCCGGCGCGGAAAGCGGTATGGATTTCAGTAGTCGGTGGTTTATTAAAGACGGAACGAACAAGGGAACGTTACGTGATCTTAAAACGCGTTCAATTGTACCAGTGgatttaaatgcaattttgtacgaaaatgCCCTTATTATTTCGGAATTTTATGCATTGAGCGGCGATGTTAACAAAGCAAGAAATTACAAAGAAAAGGCAGATGAGTTGTTGACG gctATCAACAAAGTCTTATGGCACGATGATGTCGGCATGTGGTTAGATTACGACATGTTAAATGACAAACGTCGCGATTACTTCTGCGCCTCAAACTTGTGGCCCTTATGGTCAAAAGCTTACAACAAAGCTGACGAACCCAAAATTGTCCAAAAAGTTCTTGCGTACATTGAGAAAAACGGTTTAGATGAATACCCAGGCGGCGTTCCAAACACATTTGAGCAAACAGGAGAACAATGGGACTTCCCAAATGTTTGGCCTCCATtgcag tACGTCGTTGTCATGGGCATGAACAACTTGAACGATCCCGAGGCAAAACAAATGGCTTACAACTGGGCATTGCGATGGGTTCGCTCGAATTTCATCGCTTATCGTGACACGCGCGCCATGTACGAGAAATATTCCGCTGTCGAGCTTGGCGGACACGGAGGCGGCGGCGAATACGAAATTCAACTTGGCTTTGGCTGGTCCAATGGCGTCGTAATGGATTTCCTCGCAAAATGGGGCGACAAAATGACAGCTTCAg
- the LOC134828172 gene encoding trehalase-like isoform X3 has product MAIHINPYLYEIFCHGKLLHTVQMAGIYNDSKTFVDMKLHASPKETLEKFNTFMQSTNEAPTKPEIKKWVEENFDQPGSEFEDWIPDDWKREPQFLERIKDHALREWASDLNHLWLKLGRKMTKDVQDHNELYSIIHVENPVIVPGGRFREFYYWDSYWIIRGLLLSEMHHTAKGMLLNFRSIVQRYGFIPNGGRIYYSARSQPPLLAAMIKTYVEATGDTEFAKESVDDLEHEFNFWLNNHAVVVNGYTLAVYGDKSTGPRPESYREDVETGHDLPDDAAKEEYYSELKAGAESGMDFSSRWFIKDGTNKGTLRDLKTRSIVPVDLNAILYENALIISEFYALSGDVNKARNYKEKADELLTAINKVLWHDDVGMWLDYDMLNDKRRDYFCASNLWPLWSKAYNKADEPKIVQKVLAYIEKNGLDEYPGGVPNTFEQTGEQWDFPNVWPPLQYVVVMGMNNLNDPEAKQMAYNWALRWVRSNFIAYRDTRAMYEKYSAVELGGHGGGGEYEIQLGFGWSNGVVMDFLAKWGDKMTASDHQENSAMSVVVASPATQSILATLMAFLSTNLSRVFQNIKRALGLE; this is encoded by the exons TGAAATCTTCTGCCATGGCAAACTCCTGCATACTGTACAAATGGCGGGCATTTATAACGATTCCAAGACATTCGTTGACATGAAATTGCATGCGAGCCCCAAAGAAACGCTCGAAAAGTTCAATACTTTCATGCAAAGTACGAACGAAGCTCCAACAAAGCCGGAAAtcaaaaaatgggttgaagaaaatttcgatCAACCAGGCAGTGAGTTCGAAGATTGGATCCCCGATGATTGGAAACGTGAACCGCAATTCTTGGAACGCATCAAGGATCACGCGTTACGTGAATGGGCGAGCGATTTGAATCACTTATGGTTGAAATTGGGTCGTAAAATGACGAAAGATGTGCAAGATCACAACGAATTGTATTCAATAATTCACGTAGAAAATCCCGTAATTGTTCCGGGAGGTCGTTTCCGTGAATTTTACTATTGGGACTCGTACTGGATCATTCGTGGCTTGTTGTTGTCCGAGATGCATCACACCGCCAAAGGAATGTTGCTCAATTTCCGTTCGATCGTTCAGCGATACGGTTTCATCCCGAATGGCGGAAGAATTTATTATTCGGCAAGATCGCAACCGCCATTGCTTGCGGCGATGATTAAGACGTACGTTGAAGCGACGGGCGACACGGAGTTTGCGAAGGAGAGTGTTGATGATTTGGAACacgaattcaatttttggttgaatAATCATGCCGTGGTTGTGAATGGTTACACGTTGGCAGTTTATGGCGACAAATCGACGGGCCCGAGACCCGAATCGTACAGAGAAGATGTCGAAACGGGACATGATTTGCCCGATGATGCGGCGAAAGAAGAGTATTATTCGGAATTGAAAGCCGGCGCGGAAAGCGGTATGGATTTCAGTAGTCGGTGGTTTATTAAAGACGGAACGAACAAGGGAACGTTACGTGATCTTAAAACGCGTTCAATTGTACCAGTGgatttaaatgcaattttgtacgaaaatgCCCTTATTATTTCGGAATTTTATGCATTGAGCGGCGATGTTAACAAAGCAAGAAATTACAAAGAAAAGGCAGATGAGTTGTTGACG gctATCAACAAAGTCTTATGGCACGATGATGTCGGCATGTGGTTAGATTACGACATGTTAAATGACAAACGTCGCGATTACTTCTGCGCCTCAAACTTGTGGCCCTTATGGTCAAAAGCTTACAACAAAGCTGACGAACCCAAAATTGTCCAAAAAGTTCTTGCGTACATTGAGAAAAACGGTTTAGATGAATACCCAGGCGGCGTTCCAAACACATTTGAGCAAACAGGAGAACAATGGGACTTCCCAAATGTTTGGCCTCCATtgcag tACGTCGTTGTCATGGGCATGAACAACTTGAACGATCCCGAGGCAAAACAAATGGCTTACAACTGGGCATTGCGATGGGTTCGCTCGAATTTCATCGCTTATCGTGACACGCGCGCCATGTACGAGAAATATTCCGCTGTCGAGCTTGGCGGACACGGAGGCGGCGGCGAATACGAAATTCAACTTGGCTTTGGCTGGTCCAATGGCGTCGTAATGGATTTCCTCGCAAAATGGGGCGACAAAATGACAGCTTCAg
- the LOC134828172 gene encoding trehalase-like isoform X4, translating into MSETVTEYEIFCHGKLLHTVQMAGIYNDSKTFVDMKLHASPKETLEKFNTFMQSTNEAPTKPEIKKWVEENFDQPGSEFEDWIPDDWKREPQFLERIKDHALREWASDLNHLWLKLGRKMTKDVQDHNELYSIIHVENPVIVPGGRFREFYYWDSYWIIRGLLLSEMHHTAKGMLLNFRSIVQRYGFIPNGGRIYYSARSQPPLLAAMIKTYVEATGDTEFAKESVDDLEHEFNFWLNNHAVVVNGYTLAVYGDKSTGPRPESYREDVETGHDLPDDAAKEEYYSELKAGAESGMDFSSRWFIKDGTNKGTLRDLKTRSIVPVDLNAILYENALIISEFYALSGDVNKARNYKEKADELLTAINKVLWHDDVGMWLDYDMLNDKRRDYFCASNLWPLWSKAYNKADEPKIVQKVLAYIEKNGLDEYPGGVPNTFEQTGEQWDFPNVWPPLQYVVVMGMNNLNDPEAKQMAYNWALRWVRSNFIAYRDTRAMYEKYSAVELGGHGGGGEYEIQLGFGWSNGVVMDFLAKWGDKMTASDHQENSAMSVVVASPATQSILATLMAFLSTNLSRVFQNIKRALGLE; encoded by the exons TGAAATCTTCTGCCATGGCAAACTCCTGCATACTGTACAAATGGCGGGCATTTATAACGATTCCAAGACATTCGTTGACATGAAATTGCATGCGAGCCCCAAAGAAACGCTCGAAAAGTTCAATACTTTCATGCAAAGTACGAACGAAGCTCCAACAAAGCCGGAAAtcaaaaaatgggttgaagaaaatttcgatCAACCAGGCAGTGAGTTCGAAGATTGGATCCCCGATGATTGGAAACGTGAACCGCAATTCTTGGAACGCATCAAGGATCACGCGTTACGTGAATGGGCGAGCGATTTGAATCACTTATGGTTGAAATTGGGTCGTAAAATGACGAAAGATGTGCAAGATCACAACGAATTGTATTCAATAATTCACGTAGAAAATCCCGTAATTGTTCCGGGAGGTCGTTTCCGTGAATTTTACTATTGGGACTCGTACTGGATCATTCGTGGCTTGTTGTTGTCCGAGATGCATCACACCGCCAAAGGAATGTTGCTCAATTTCCGTTCGATCGTTCAGCGATACGGTTTCATCCCGAATGGCGGAAGAATTTATTATTCGGCAAGATCGCAACCGCCATTGCTTGCGGCGATGATTAAGACGTACGTTGAAGCGACGGGCGACACGGAGTTTGCGAAGGAGAGTGTTGATGATTTGGAACacgaattcaatttttggttgaatAATCATGCCGTGGTTGTGAATGGTTACACGTTGGCAGTTTATGGCGACAAATCGACGGGCCCGAGACCCGAATCGTACAGAGAAGATGTCGAAACGGGACATGATTTGCCCGATGATGCGGCGAAAGAAGAGTATTATTCGGAATTGAAAGCCGGCGCGGAAAGCGGTATGGATTTCAGTAGTCGGTGGTTTATTAAAGACGGAACGAACAAGGGAACGTTACGTGATCTTAAAACGCGTTCAATTGTACCAGTGgatttaaatgcaattttgtacgaaaatgCCCTTATTATTTCGGAATTTTATGCATTGAGCGGCGATGTTAACAAAGCAAGAAATTACAAAGAAAAGGCAGATGAGTTGTTGACG gctATCAACAAAGTCTTATGGCACGATGATGTCGGCATGTGGTTAGATTACGACATGTTAAATGACAAACGTCGCGATTACTTCTGCGCCTCAAACTTGTGGCCCTTATGGTCAAAAGCTTACAACAAAGCTGACGAACCCAAAATTGTCCAAAAAGTTCTTGCGTACATTGAGAAAAACGGTTTAGATGAATACCCAGGCGGCGTTCCAAACACATTTGAGCAAACAGGAGAACAATGGGACTTCCCAAATGTTTGGCCTCCATtgcag tACGTCGTTGTCATGGGCATGAACAACTTGAACGATCCCGAGGCAAAACAAATGGCTTACAACTGGGCATTGCGATGGGTTCGCTCGAATTTCATCGCTTATCGTGACACGCGCGCCATGTACGAGAAATATTCCGCTGTCGAGCTTGGCGGACACGGAGGCGGCGGCGAATACGAAATTCAACTTGGCTTTGGCTGGTCCAATGGCGTCGTAATGGATTTCCTCGCAAAATGGGGCGACAAAATGACAGCTTCAg
- the LOC134828172 gene encoding trehalase-like isoform X2, which translates to MRLSPRMIQTLASEIFCHGKLLHTVQMAGIYNDSKTFVDMKLHASPKETLEKFNTFMQSTNEAPTKPEIKKWVEENFDQPGSEFEDWIPDDWKREPQFLERIKDHALREWASDLNHLWLKLGRKMTKDVQDHNELYSIIHVENPVIVPGGRFREFYYWDSYWIIRGLLLSEMHHTAKGMLLNFRSIVQRYGFIPNGGRIYYSARSQPPLLAAMIKTYVEATGDTEFAKESVDDLEHEFNFWLNNHAVVVNGYTLAVYGDKSTGPRPESYREDVETGHDLPDDAAKEEYYSELKAGAESGMDFSSRWFIKDGTNKGTLRDLKTRSIVPVDLNAILYENALIISEFYALSGDVNKARNYKEKADELLTAINKVLWHDDVGMWLDYDMLNDKRRDYFCASNLWPLWSKAYNKADEPKIVQKVLAYIEKNGLDEYPGGVPNTFEQTGEQWDFPNVWPPLQYVVVMGMNNLNDPEAKQMAYNWALRWVRSNFIAYRDTRAMYEKYSAVELGGHGGGGEYEIQLGFGWSNGVVMDFLAKWGDKMTASDHQENSAMSVVVASPATQSILATLMAFLSTNLSRVFQNIKRALGLE; encoded by the exons TGAAATCTTCTGCCATGGCAAACTCCTGCATACTGTACAAATGGCGGGCATTTATAACGATTCCAAGACATTCGTTGACATGAAATTGCATGCGAGCCCCAAAGAAACGCTCGAAAAGTTCAATACTTTCATGCAAAGTACGAACGAAGCTCCAACAAAGCCGGAAAtcaaaaaatgggttgaagaaaatttcgatCAACCAGGCAGTGAGTTCGAAGATTGGATCCCCGATGATTGGAAACGTGAACCGCAATTCTTGGAACGCATCAAGGATCACGCGTTACGTGAATGGGCGAGCGATTTGAATCACTTATGGTTGAAATTGGGTCGTAAAATGACGAAAGATGTGCAAGATCACAACGAATTGTATTCAATAATTCACGTAGAAAATCCCGTAATTGTTCCGGGAGGTCGTTTCCGTGAATTTTACTATTGGGACTCGTACTGGATCATTCGTGGCTTGTTGTTGTCCGAGATGCATCACACCGCCAAAGGAATGTTGCTCAATTTCCGTTCGATCGTTCAGCGATACGGTTTCATCCCGAATGGCGGAAGAATTTATTATTCGGCAAGATCGCAACCGCCATTGCTTGCGGCGATGATTAAGACGTACGTTGAAGCGACGGGCGACACGGAGTTTGCGAAGGAGAGTGTTGATGATTTGGAACacgaattcaatttttggttgaatAATCATGCCGTGGTTGTGAATGGTTACACGTTGGCAGTTTATGGCGACAAATCGACGGGCCCGAGACCCGAATCGTACAGAGAAGATGTCGAAACGGGACATGATTTGCCCGATGATGCGGCGAAAGAAGAGTATTATTCGGAATTGAAAGCCGGCGCGGAAAGCGGTATGGATTTCAGTAGTCGGTGGTTTATTAAAGACGGAACGAACAAGGGAACGTTACGTGATCTTAAAACGCGTTCAATTGTACCAGTGgatttaaatgcaattttgtacgaaaatgCCCTTATTATTTCGGAATTTTATGCATTGAGCGGCGATGTTAACAAAGCAAGAAATTACAAAGAAAAGGCAGATGAGTTGTTGACG gctATCAACAAAGTCTTATGGCACGATGATGTCGGCATGTGGTTAGATTACGACATGTTAAATGACAAACGTCGCGATTACTTCTGCGCCTCAAACTTGTGGCCCTTATGGTCAAAAGCTTACAACAAAGCTGACGAACCCAAAATTGTCCAAAAAGTTCTTGCGTACATTGAGAAAAACGGTTTAGATGAATACCCAGGCGGCGTTCCAAACACATTTGAGCAAACAGGAGAACAATGGGACTTCCCAAATGTTTGGCCTCCATtgcag tACGTCGTTGTCATGGGCATGAACAACTTGAACGATCCCGAGGCAAAACAAATGGCTTACAACTGGGCATTGCGATGGGTTCGCTCGAATTTCATCGCTTATCGTGACACGCGCGCCATGTACGAGAAATATTCCGCTGTCGAGCTTGGCGGACACGGAGGCGGCGGCGAATACGAAATTCAACTTGGCTTTGGCTGGTCCAATGGCGTCGTAATGGATTTCCTCGCAAAATGGGGCGACAAAATGACAGCTTCAg